The Arachis duranensis cultivar V14167 chromosome 2, aradu.V14167.gnm2.J7QH, whole genome shotgun sequence genome has a window encoding:
- the LOC107472987 gene encoding putative disease resistance protein At3g14460, producing MTGVLVGGAFLCGFINVVMDRLISTDAVNLVVGKKLSSDLVERLRNALTDAGALVDDAELKQLDNHDVKEWLNSLRDALYTADDLLDRGCTIAATQKGVRNFLPTFFNSEDRQMVNEIERVVRRIEDLEKRKGKLGLEKISTASFSWKTPSTSLVRGNVYGREDDKKALIKILNDNNEHHLSVISIVGMGGVGKTTLAQWMYNNTELMEGFDRKAWVCVSENVNIVETTKNIVKEISTNTQDLDSFNSIQDALKKGLSKTKFFIVLDDVWSNDHHQWKDFLAPFQYGDKGSIILLTTRKEDVGSVVQTNCHPHYLIPLSEDYCWSVFAANASFPESNGSPTLEEIGKKIAKKCNGLPLAAETLGCLCRRHDAEEWEKILRSDIWGFSTNDSKIVPALLISYFHVAAHLKRCFVYCALFPKDYHFKKDELILLWMAEDLLRLPKRGESLEEVGCKCFEELVSRLFFKKLQDNDEYFVMHDLLHDLAIFLAGDFYCRIEELGEQEEKMVLTRHLSYFPPGRLDHPISKVFNSNVKLESFRTSLYIDDLFSMESVASKFICLRVLSFHKLDVLPESIGESIHLRYLNLSWTDINTLPESLCNLYNLQTLILYRCTELTMLPVNMRNLVNLRHLDLRKTSLEEMPGGISKMKHLHTLSSFLVGKHEDNGIKELGGLSNLHGSLELKKLENIVDVKEAENARMTNKNLINELHLEWSSGDDMVPNTKAERDILDSLQPHNSLKVLTIKGYKGTIFPDWLGNCSYNNMTSVSLETCNNCCMLPSLGLLPSLKALRIQRFSQLKCVGMEFYKGIGDPSLHIAPPFPLLGSLEFGNMPCWEEWHLPDSKAFCQLKSLQITDCPMLKRDMLHQVFMRIVSSSSDALKVRKLVIQSQAAGFPGMSLNGDTLSITGCESVVESAFNEMISINHLPSLQEIQILWCSFAVSWPNNCLLPKSLQKLTISNCNKLEFPQHKYDLVELLIHSCDSLTSLSLDVFPNLKNLQISGCKNLESVSMSEAPHAALQRLIIGGCSKLVSFAGEGLAAPNLTHLKVKYCSKLEALPRDMKSLLPTLQSLEIYGCPNICRLAEGGLPPNLKSLDVGICEQQMRDLSWMSNLPALTYLKFYGYDCDNIKSYPEVGSLPHLPSLTTLVIYWFDNLETLECNELLRLTSLQQLHIYDCSKLENMEGEKLPPSLLLLKIQYCRLLGEHCKNKHQLIWPKISHIPTIEVNHNNHNHWRFLSRFWSFSSV from the exons ATGACTGGAGTTCTTGTTGGAGGAGCTTTTCTGTGTGGCTTCATTAATGTTGTCATGGACAGGCTCATTTCTACTGATGCTGTCAACTTGGTTGTGGGTAAGAAGCTTAGCTCTGACTTGGTTGAGAGGCTGAGGAATGCTCTCACAGATGCTGGAGCTCTTGTTGATGATGCAGAGCTCAAGCAACTGGATAACCATGATGTGAAGGAGTGGCTCAACTCTCTCCGAGATGCTCTTTACACTGCTGATGACTTGCTGGACCGTGGCTGCACCATAGCTGCAACTCAAAAGGGGGTACGCAATTTCTTGCCTACCTTCTTCAATTCTGAAGATAGGCAGATGGTGAATGAGATAGAAAGGGTGGTTAGAAGAATAGAAGATCTTGAGAAACGCAAAGGAAAGCTTGGCCTGGAAAAGATTTCCACTGCTAGCTTCTCCTGGAAAACTCCATCCACTTCTCTTGTAAGAGGGAATGTGTATGGCAGGGAGGATGACAAGAAGGCCTTAATCAAGATTCTGAATGACAACAATGAGCATCACCTGTCTGTGATCTCTATTGTTGGCATGGGTGGGGTTGGTAAAACTACTTTGGCTCAATGGATGTACAATAACACAGAGTTGATGGAGGGATTTGATCGGAAAGCATGGGTTTGTGTTTCAGAAAACGTCAATATTGTTGAGACTACAAAGAATATAGTAAAGGAGATCTCTACAAATACTCAGGATCTTGATagcttcaattcaattcaagatgCTTTGAAGAAAGGATTGTCCAAAACTAAGTTCTTTATTGTTTTAGATGATGTTTGGAGTAATGATCATCATCAATGGAAGGATTTTCTAGCCCCTTTTCAATACGGGGATAAGGGAAGTATTATTCTTCTGACTACCCGCAAGGAAGATGTTGGTTCAGTGGTCCAAACAAATTGTCACCCTCACTATCTCATTCCATTATCAGAAGACTATTGTTGGTCAGTGTTTGCAGCCAATGCTTCTTTTCCAGAATCAAATGGGAGCCCAACACTAGAAGAAATAGGCAAAAAGATTGCCAAGAAGTGCAACGGTTTGCCATTAGCAGCAGAAACACTTGGTTGCTTGTGCAGAAGGCATGATGCTGAGGAATGGGAAAAAATCTTAAGGAGTGATATTTGGGGATTTTCTACAAATGACAGTAAGATTGTTCCAGCATTGTTAATTAGTTACTTTCACGTTGCTGCACATTTGAAGCGTTGTTTTGTTTATTGTGCACTATTTCCGAAAGATTATCACTTTAAGAAAGATGAACTAATTTTGTTATGGATGGCCGAAGATCTTTTAAGATTAccaaagagaggagagagcttgGAAGAGGTTGGTTGCAAGTGTTTTGAAGAATTAGTTTCAAGGTTATTCTTTAAAAAGCTTCAAGACAATGATGAGTATTTTGTGATGCATGATCTCTTGCATGACTTGGCAATATTCCTTGCTGGAGATTTCTATTGTAGAATAGAAGAACTTGGTGAACAAGAGGAAAAGATGGTTCTCACTCGCCATTTGTCATATTTCCCACCTGGAAGGTTAGATCATCCAATCTCAAAAGTTTTTAACTCCAATGTGAAGTTGGAATCTTTCAGGACATCGTTGTATATCGATGATTTGTTCAGCATGGAAAGTGTAGCATCTAAGTTTATATGCTTGAGAGTTTTATCCTTTCATAAACTTGATGTATTACCTGAATCAATAGGTGAATCAATTCATCTACGTTATTTGAATCTCTCTTGGACTGACATTAACACGTTGCCAGAATCATTGTGCAACTTGTATAATCTGCAAACATTAATATTGTACAGATGTACTGAGCTGACCATGTTGCCCGTTAACATGCGCAATCTTGTGAATTTACGGCATCTTGATCTTAGGAAAACTTCTTTGGAAGAAATGCCTGGAGGAATAAGCAAAATGAAACACTTGCATACCTTAAGTTCCTTTTTGGTGGGAAAGCATGAAGAtaatggaatcaaggaattAGGAGGGCTCTCAAATCTTCATGGATCACTTGAGCTTAAGAAGTTGGAGAATATTGTTGATGTGAAAGAAGCAGAGAATGCAAGGATGACAAACAAGAATCTCATCAACGAATTACACTTGGAGTGGTCTTCAGGTGATGATATGGTTCCGAACACAAAAGCCGAAAGAGATATACTGGACAGCTTGCAACCTCACAACAGCTTGAAAGTGTTGACAATCAAGGGATATAAGGGTACAATATTTCCAGATTGGTTGGGGAACTGTTCATACAACAATATGACAAGTGTATCTCTGGAAACTTGCAACAATTGCTGCATGCTGCCTTCACTTGGACTGTTGCCATCTCTTAAGGCCCTGCGGATTCAACGTTTTAGTCAGCTGAAGTGTGTTGGCATGGAGTTTTACAAGGGTATTGGTGACCCTTCTTTGCATATTGCTCCTCCTTTTCCCTTGTTGGGGAGTTTGGAATTTGGTAACATGCCATGTTGGGAGGAGTGGCACTTACCTGACTCAAAAGCTTTTTGTCAGCTTAAGAGTCTTCAAATAACAGATTGTCCAATGTTAAAGAGAGATATGCTTCATCAGGTATTCATGAGAATCGTTTCTTCTTCATCGGATGCTTTGAAAGTTCGCAAGCTAGTTATCCAATCTCAAGCAGCAGGGTTTCCAGGTATGTCACTTAATGGGGATACATTATCAATTACGGGATGTGAATCTGTGGTGGAGTCTGCATTCAACGAAATGATCAGCATTAACCATCTACCCTCCCTCCAAGAAATACAAATCTTATGGTGTTCGTTTGCTGTGTCCTGGCCGAACAATTGTTTATTACCCAAATCTTTGCAAAAGCTCACAATCAGTAATTGCAACAAACTGGAATTCCCGCAGCACAAGTATGATTTGGTAGAGCTACTAATACACAGCTGTGATTCACTGACCTCCTTGTCGTTGGATGTGTTTCCCAATCTCAAGAATCTCCAGATATCAGGGTGTAAGAATCTGGAATCAGTGTCAATGTCAGAGGCACCACACGCTGCTCTTCAACGTCTCATAATCGGTGGGTGCTCCAAATTAGTGTCATTTGCAGGAGAAGGGCTGGCTGCACCGAACTTGACTCATCTCAAGGTCAAATACTGCTCAAAGTTGGAGGCATTACCACGTGACATGAAGAGTCTACTCCCAACTTTACAGTCTCTTGAGATATATGGTTGCCCAAACATTTGCAGGTTGGCAGAGGGTGGTTTACCGCCTAACTTGAAATCACTTGATGTGGGAATTTGTGAGCAACAAATGAGGGATCTATCATGGATGTCCAACTTGCCCGCCCTCACCTATCTCAAATTTTATGGTTATGACTGCGACAACATAAAGTCATACCCAGAGGTGGGTTCGCTGCCTCACCTTCCCTCCCTTACCACTCTTGTGATATACTGGTTCGATAATCTGGAGACATTGGAGTGCAACGAGCTTCTCCGCCTCACCTCCCTTCAACAATTGCACATTTATGACTGTTCAAAGCTGGAGAATATGGAAGGAGAAAAGCTGCCTCCCTCTCTCTTGCTACTCAAAATTCAATACTGTCGTTTGCTGGGAGAACACTGCAAGAACAAGCATCAACTAATCTGGCCCAAAATTTCCCACATCCCCACCATTGAAGTCAATCACAACAATCACAACCATTGGAGATTTCTGAGCAG GTTCTGGTCATTTTCCTCTGTGTGA
- the LOC107472985 gene encoding pentatricopeptide repeat-containing protein At1g69290: MTKKALCILAHRSFSTAFTPEVPSLYSFLQPSVFSIKNNHQTTSLQEQSINLPTSPPPSLSPNEVATLQTTLHKSIITSNTDEAWKTFKSLTNHHAFPSKPLTNCLITHLSSHGDSLNLKRAYASVVYVMERNPMVLESQTIHSMLCSMKGAKTVVPAFALVKCMFKNRFFVPFNVWGSVLVEISRENNSLVAFLRVFEENCRIVLDEKLEFMKPDVTACNAALEACCCELESVSDAERVVGTMSDLGVIPDEFSFGFLGYLYALKGSHEKIDELEVLMRRFGFLPKKGFYSNLISGYVKSGNLASVESSILCSLNDKDGKEWNFGEETFIAVVKGYLQKGDIKGLANLIIEAQKLEPSNVVVDNSVGYGIISACVSIGLSDKAHSILDEMNALGGSVGLGVYVPILKAYCKESRTAEATQMVMDISGSGLRLDVETYDALIEASISIQDFQSAFSLFRDMREARVPDLKGSYLTIMTCLMEHHRPELMAAFLDEVVVDPRIQVGTHDWNSIIHAFCKAGRLEDARRTFRRMIFLQFQPNDQTYLSLINGYVLAEKYFNVLMLWNEVKRKLSGDAQKGIKFNHSLVDAFLYAMVKGGFFDAVMQVVEKSNEMKIFVDKWRYKQAFLETHKKLKVAKLRKRNSRKMEAVIAFKNWAGLNS, translated from the coding sequence ATGACAAAGAAAGCTTTGTGCATTCTTGCCCACAGATCTTTCTCCACTGCATTTACTCCTGAAGTTCCCAGTCTTTACTCCTTTCTCCAACCTTCAGTCTTTTCCATCAAAAACAACCACCAAACCACTTCCCTACAAGAACAGTCCATTAACCTGCCAACTTCCCCACCACCGTCCCTAAGCCCAAACGAGGTTGCTACCCTCCAAACCACCCTACACAAGTCCATCATCACCAGTAACACTGATGAGGCTTGGAAGACCTTCAAATCACTCACCAACCATCATGCCTTCCCTAGCAAGCCCCTCACCAATTGCCTTATAACTCACCTGTCCTCCCATGGGGATAGCCTTAACCTCAAGAGGGCCTACGCCTCTGTTGTCTATGTCATGGAGAGGAACCCCATGGTGTTGGAGTCTCAAACTATCCATTCCATGCTTTGTTCCATGAAGGGTGCCAAAACTGTTGTGCCTGCTTTTGCCCTTGTGAAGTGCATGTTCAAGAATAGGTTCTTTGTCCCTTTCAATGTGTGGGGGAGTGTCCTTGTTGAGATCAGCAGGGAAAACAATAGCCTTGTTGCTTTCTTGAGAGTCTTTGAGGAGAACTGTAGGATTGTCTTGGATGAGAAGTTGGAGTTCATGAAGCCTGATGTCACTGCTTGCAATGCAGCACTGGAAGCTTGCTGCTGTGAGCTTGAGTCAGTGAGTGATGCTGAACGAGTTGTCGGGACGATGTCAGATTTGGGTGTTATACCTGACGAATTCAGTTTTGGATTTCTTGGTTATTTGTATGCATTGAAGGGATCACATGAAAAGATAGATGAGTTGGAGGTTTTGATGAGAAGGTTTGGTTTCTTGCCCAAGAAGGGGTTCTATTCTAATTTGATTAGTGGATATGTTAAGTCgggcaatttagcttctgttgagTCATCTATTCTCTGTAGTTTGAATGATAAAGATGGTAAAGAATGGAATTTTGGTGAGGAAACATTCATTGCAGTGGTTAAGGGGTATCTTCAGAAGGGAGATATTAAAGGATTAGCTAATTTAATTATTGAAGCTCAGAAGCTCGAGCCTTCAAATGTTGTAGTTGATAATTCTGTAGGTTATGGTATTATTAGTGCATGTGTTAGTATTGGACTATCTGATAAAGCACACAGCATTCTTGATGAAATGAATGCTCTGGGTGGCTCTGTTGGTCTGGGGGTTTATGTACCAATCTTGAAGGCTTACTGCAAAGAAAGTCGAACTGCCGAGGCTACTCAAATGGTGATGGACATTAGTGGTTCAGGTCTTAGGTTGGATGTTGAAACCTATGATGCTCTCATAGAAGCATCCATATCCATCCAAGATTTTCAGTCAGCCTTTTCGCTGTTTAGAGACATGAGAGAGGCAAGGGTTCCTGACTTGAAAGGGAGTTACTTAACTATCATGACGTGTTTGATGGAGCATCATCGTCCTGAGTTGATGGCAGCTTTCTTAGATGAGGTGGTTGTGGATCCTCGGATTCAAGTAGGTACGCATGACTGGAACTCCATTATTCATGCTTTCTGCAAAGCTGGGAGACTAGAAGATGCAAGAAGAACTTTTAGAAGAATGATATTCTTGCAGTTTCAGCCAAACGATCAGACATACTTGTCACTGATTAATGGGTATGTCTTGGCAGAGAAATATTTCAATGTGCTGATGTTGTGGAATGAGGTTAAGCGAAAGCTATCAGGAGACGCACAAAAGGGGATCAAATTTAACCACAGCCTTGTTGATGCATTCTTGTATGCTATGGTCAAAGGAGGTTTCTTCGATGCAGTTATGCAGGTGGTCGAGAAGTCCAATGAGATGAAGATATTTGTTGATAAATGGAGATACAAGCAAGCATTCCTGGAGACTCACAAAAAGCTCAAAGTTGCAAAGCTAAGAAAGAGAAATTCCAGAAAAATGGAAGCAGTCATTGCTTTCAAGAATTGGGCTGGCTTAAATTCATGA